The following coding sequences lie in one Alicyclobacillus curvatus genomic window:
- a CDS encoding S-adenosylmethionine decarboxylase proenzyme translates to MDTMGRHVIAELWGCPEDKLNDLHSIERIMVNAALEAGAEVREVAFHKFAPQGVSGVVIISESHLTIHSFPEHGYASIDVYTCGDRIDPNVACDYITKALSATRLESIEVPRGVGPIHVQDVKVRAL, encoded by the coding sequence ATGGACACAATGGGTCGTCATGTTATTGCAGAATTGTGGGGATGTCCTGAGGACAAGCTGAACGATTTGCACAGTATCGAACGGATCATGGTTAATGCAGCACTTGAAGCTGGCGCTGAAGTACGGGAAGTGGCATTTCACAAATTTGCCCCTCAAGGAGTTAGTGGTGTTGTGATTATTTCAGAATCACACCTAACCATCCACAGCTTCCCGGAACACGGATACGCCAGCATTGACGTATATACGTGCGGTGACCGAATCGATCCGAACGTGGCATGTGACTATATCACCAAGGCTTTGTCTGCCACACGACTGGAGTCGATTGAAGTCCCAAGAGGCGTCGGCCCCATACACGTTCAGGATGTGAAGGTCCGCGCACTGTAA
- a CDS encoding tyrosine-type recombinase/integrase — MDSSTSDKRVGKKRIDKRNTILKETVQQYTHEQAFQMFYQAKCAERLRELTLRDYRKHFQYLFEWFLEHHPEITCVSDITPEVIREYIYFLSYEKPLYEGHPYRSDDRKARKGLAPGAVNVRINTLKAMFRWFHQEGLTSINPTQNLSRQRVEEDKIGAFTDEQVEALLEQPDRTTYAGNRDYVLMRLLLESGMRIGEVVALEKGEIDFKTRLITLSGAKNKNRRLRVIPVSTSIVRLLMELIGENHVYFPESDRVFLANYGEPLSPISITHRIKQYGTKAGIAHEVRCSPHTFRHTMAKNFLTSGGDIIALQRILGHSSMDMVRKYVQHTPDDLRIAHDRFISNSSLGGRSMTRPNHGTTKRTRDF; from the coding sequence GTGGATTCAAGTACGTCAGACAAGCGCGTTGGCAAGAAGAGAATTGACAAGCGGAACACCATTCTCAAAGAAACGGTTCAACAGTACACGCATGAGCAAGCGTTCCAAATGTTTTATCAGGCCAAGTGTGCAGAACGGCTGCGGGAGCTAACGCTGCGTGACTATCGCAAGCACTTTCAGTATCTATTCGAATGGTTCCTCGAACATCATCCTGAGATTACGTGTGTCTCTGACATCACGCCAGAGGTCATCCGAGAGTACATTTACTTCCTATCGTATGAGAAACCGTTGTATGAGGGGCATCCTTACAGGTCGGATGATCGCAAGGCACGAAAGGGATTGGCACCAGGAGCAGTTAATGTTCGCATCAATACACTGAAAGCAATGTTTCGTTGGTTTCATCAGGAAGGGCTTACCTCAATAAATCCTACGCAGAATTTAAGCCGACAGAGGGTTGAAGAGGACAAAATTGGGGCTTTTACTGATGAGCAAGTCGAGGCTCTACTGGAGCAACCAGACCGCACCACGTACGCAGGTAATAGGGATTATGTTCTCATGAGACTCCTTTTAGAATCTGGCATGAGAATCGGGGAAGTTGTAGCACTTGAAAAAGGGGAGATTGACTTCAAGACGAGGCTGATTACGCTTAGTGGCGCAAAGAACAAGAACCGACGCTTACGTGTGATTCCAGTGTCTACGAGTATAGTGCGTTTGTTAATGGAGTTAATCGGTGAGAATCACGTGTATTTCCCTGAATCTGACCGAGTGTTTCTTGCCAATTATGGTGAGCCACTTTCACCCATTTCGATTACCCATAGAATTAAGCAATACGGTACCAAGGCGGGGATTGCGCACGAGGTTCGCTGTTCGCCACATACATTTCGACATACAATGGCAAAGAATTTTTTGACCTCAGGGGGAGACATCATCGCCTTGCAGCGCATCTTGGGCCACTCTTCGATGGACATGGTGCGGAAATACGTGCAACACACACCAGATGATTTGCGTATCGCTCATGACAGGTTCATTAGCAACTCCAGTTTGGGAGGAAGGTCGATGACGCGACCTAACCACGGAACGACGAAACGAACACGAGACTTCTAA